The following proteins are co-located in the Tachysurus vachellii isolate PV-2020 chromosome 19, HZAU_Pvac_v1, whole genome shotgun sequence genome:
- the LOC132862121 gene encoding complement C1q tumor necrosis factor-related protein 7: MGKNKKGLNMRAIVGIMCLCQCVVSQLLLAKGKTTSPRFICSVPGLPGTPGKPGPPGPSGLEGHVGIPGRDGRDGRKGDKGEKGEAGIKGKVGPGGKIGERGERGLTGKRGPEGDRGDTGHPGLEGKPGLRGEKGHRGPQGTPGKCLCGSLVPKSAFSVAITSSYPAEKVPIKFNKVLFNEGGHYNPQTGKFICAYPGIYYFSYDITLANKHLAISLVQNGEYRIKTYDANTGNHDVASASTVIFLNPEDEVWLEIFFKDQNGLFSDPSWADSLFSGFLLYADTNYLDTLSEDYS, from the exons atgggaaaaaacaaaaaag GTCTGAATATGCGAGCGATTGTGGGCATCATGTGTCTGTGCCAGTGCGTCGTCAGCCAGCTGTTGTTGGCCAAAGGGAAGACAACTTCACCACGATTCATTTGCAGTGTCCCAGGTCTACCGGGTACGCCGGGAAAGCCGGGACCGCCCGGGCCTTCAGGGCTTGAAGGCCACGTTGGAATTCCAGGAAGGGACGGCAGGGACGGTCGTAAAGGAGACAAAGGCGAGAAAGGGGAAGCAG GAATTAAAGGAAAAGTTGGACCAGGCGGCAAAATCGGTGAGCGTGGGGAAAGAGGTCTGACTGGTAAGCGTGGCCCAGAGGGCGACAGAGGAGACACAGGACATCCAGGACTTGAAGGAAAGCCTGGATTGAGAGGAGAAAAGGGCCACAGGGGTCCACAAGGAACGCCAGGCAAGTGCCTCTGTGGCAGCCTGGTACCCAAGTCAGCCTTCTCTGTAGCCATCACCAGCAGCTACCCAGCTGAGAAAGTACCAATCAAGTTCAACAAAGTCCTTTTCAACGAAGGAGGCCATTACAACCCACAGACAGGAAAATTTATATGCGCATACCCCGGCATCTATTACTTCTCCTATGACATCACGTTGGCCAATAAGCACTTAGCCATCAGCCTGGTGCAGAACGGGGAGTACCGCATTAAGACATACGATGCCAATACGGGGAATCACGACGTCGCTTCTGCCTCGACTGTGATATTCCTCAACCCGGAGGATGAAGTGTGGCTGGAGATCTTCTTTAAAGATCAGAACGGCTTGTTTTCCGATCCGAGCTGGGCAGACAGTCTCTTCTCAGGGTTTCTCCTCTATGCAGATACTAATTACCTGGATACACTGTCAGAGGACTATTCTTAG
- the LOC132862110 gene encoding NACHT, LRR and PYD domains-containing protein 3-like isoform X1 codes for MDSKWVPTEDQECDNVPDVKEDYKDEGSLPTNPAKALGAENASAVIQHGRSCSPVPSCLSMKSNCSMELPLTLKQADNTLQQWGFEQTTSSYPPGCLSIRSHQSMDPPFKFKDGATAELIRMQDSPYSPICLSMKSNSSMELPVTLKQADNTLQQRGFEQTTSSYPPGCLSIRSHQSMDPPFKFKDGAPAEQIIKDRSYGPSCLLMKSEHSMDPSASFKEEIFVHERQSDQSEKLCPSATLRSFEERFMSLMEREMKKISQILSPGYGASVENSEEDQDSNNVREASLKIALHILRDMKEKDLVEKLIKFEDVHKLQKKLQSSLKHKSQHVFEGIAKQGNPALLNKIYTELYITEGGCGTPNDEHEVRQIESLNRVPTAQETAIKCNEIFKPLPGQDKCIRTVLTNGVAGIGKTFSVQKFILDWAEGKANQDVHFLFPLPFRELNLMREEKHTLEGLLHCFFKDIKNFPLSELQNYKVIFIFDGLDECRFPLDFRNDERCSDITKPTSLEIILTNLIAGNLLPCSLIWITSRPAAANQLPAHYIDQVTEVRGFNDLQKEEYFHKRISDPSLANKIIHHVKSSRSLHIMCHIPVFCWISATVLERRLCESDNHHIPKSLTEMYTHFLIFQTVQRHEKYTRGKDLQPCLTMKNLLSFGKLAFQQLYKGDLIFYEEDLQECGIDVKEASVYSGVCTQIFKEEFALFQKKFYSFVHLSFQEYLAALFVHLCWTGITESDQVQDHNLQKLCLNSTIFDLHKSAVNLALNSKQGHFDLFLRFLLGLSLESNQEMLCSLLQKKVSADTCQETVTYIKFMLGQYIRPESAINLFYCLQELNDHSLVQEIQTYLNTKSLSAEELSPALWSALVFVLLTNENLEVFDLRKYIKSDDGYKRLKPVAKASRTVILSSCNLTKNICHSLASILMLKTCAIRELDLSYNLLQDKGVAQLSKGLWNSNCRLKVLKLAFCGLTKTGCSHIASALLSNHGHLRELDLSFNLIGSEALTEPVALLPNSRIETLRLAHCNIKKEWCAFLASAASTTSFHLKYLDLSENTIGDLGARVFPELLSKTNCKLQSLKLSSCGFTERGFFDIASALKSNPTCLRCLDLSKNFPGKTATEKLCAAIRQPSCTLQTLCLDQCDLDSEICPALVKTLQNSSLRELSLSHNNLGDAGVTRIFTGLHNRQCTLKILRLANCSLTNNIFHFLAPALSLNTVGLSELDLSSNNLSQDRASFLCSVSYIHFIL; via the exons ATGGACAGCAAATGGGTCCCCACTGAAGACCAGGAATGTGACAATGTCCCTGACGTGAAAGAGGACTACAAAGATGAAGGAAGTTTACCTACAAACCCTGCGAAGGCTCTTGGTGCAGAAAA TGCTTCTGCTGTCATACAGCACGGGAGATCATGCTCACCGGTCCCCAGTTGCTTGTCCATGAAGAGCAACTGCTCCATGGAGCTCCCACTTACACTAAAGCAGGCAGATAACACACTTCAGCAATG GGGCTTTGAACAGACAACAAGCTCATATCCTCCTGGTTGCTTGTCCATAAGGAGTCACCAATCAATGGATCCACCCTTCAAATTTAAAGACGGAGCAACTGCTGaactaat CAGAATGCAGGACAGCCCATACAGTCCCATCTGCCTGTCCATGAAGAGTAACAGTTCCATGGAGCTCCCAGTTACACTAAAGCAAGCAGATAACACACTTCAGCAaag GGGCTTTGAACAGACAACAAGCTCATATCCTCCAGGTTGCTTGTCCATAAGGAGTCACCAGTCAATGGATCCACCCTTTAAATTTAAAGACGGAGCACCTGCTGaacaaat AATAAAGGATCGCTCATATGGTCCCAGCTGCCTGTTAATGAAGAGTGAACATTCCATGGATCCATCAGCCTCCTTTAAAGAGGAGATCTTTGTTCATGAAAGACAATCTGACCAGAGTGAAAAGTTGTGTCCTTCTGCCACATTAAGG AGCTTTGAAGAGAGGTTCATGAGCTTGATGGAACGGGAGATGAAGAAAATCAGCCAGATTCTCAGCCCAGGTTACGGTGCATCTGTGGAAAATTCAGAAGAAGATCAGGACAGCAATAATGTTAGAGAAGCATCTCTGAAGATCGCCCTTCACATTTTAAGagacatgaaagaaaaagacCTGGTTGAAAAGCTGATCAAAT ttGAAGATGTACATAAGCTTCAGAAAAAACTCCAATCCAGCCTGAAGCACAAGAGCCAGCATGTGTTTGAAGGAATCGCTAAGCAAGGAAACCCGGCCCTTCTCAACAAGATTTACActgagctctacatcacagagggagGATGTGGGACCCCCAATGATGAACATGAAGTGAGACAGATTGAGTCATTGAACAGAGTTCCAACAGCACAAGAAACGGCGATCAAATGCAACGAAATCTTTAAGCCTTTACCAGGGCAAGACAAATGCATCAGGACTGTCCTGACCAACGGTGTAGCTGGCATCGGTAAAACATTCTCGGTCCAGAAATTTATcctggactgggctgaaggaaAAGCCAACCAAGATGTACATTTCTTGTTTCCGTTGCCTTTTAGGGAGCTAAATCTCATGAGAGAGGAGAAGCACACCTTGGAGGGTCTTCTTCACTGCTTTTTCAAGGATATTAAGAACTTCCCCCTCTCAGAACTCCAAAATTACAAGGTGATTTTCATCTTTGATGGCCTGGACGAATGTCGATTTCCTCTAGACTTTAGAAACGACGAAAGATGTTCGGATATAACCAAACCAACATCTCTGGAGATAATTCTGACAAACCTTATAGCAGGGAACCTGCTTCCATGCTCTCTGATTTGGATCACTTCCCGACCAGCAGCCGCTAACCAGCTACCTGCTCACTACATTGACCAGGTAACAGAGGTGAGAGGATTCAATGACCTCCAGAAAGAGGAGTACTTCCATAAGAGAATCAGTGACCCAAGTCTGGCCAACAAAATAATCCATCATGTAAAGTCCTCCAGAAGCCTTCATATCATGTGCCATATTCCtgtcttctgctggatctcTGCTACAGTGCTCGAGAGGCGGTTGTGTGAATCAGACAATCATCACATTCCCAAATCACTAACTGAAATGTACACCCATTTCTTGATCTTCCAGACAGTACAGAGACATGAGAAATATACAAGAGGTAAAGACCTGCAGCCTTGCTTGACCATGAAAAACCTTCTTTCGTTTGGAAAGCTAGCGTTCCAGCAACTTTATAAGGGTGACTTGATCTTCTATGAAGAAGACCTGCAGGAATGTGGCATTGACGTCAAAGAGGCATCTGTTTATTCTGGAGTTTGCACACAGATCTTCAAAGAGGAATTTGCACTATTCCAGAAAAAGTTCTACAGCTTTGTGCATTTGAGCTTTCAGGAATATCTTGCAGCTTTATTTGTCCACCTCTGCTGGACTGGCATCACTGAATCTGACCAGGTTCAAGATCATAACCTGCAGAAACTTTGCCTTAATTCAACCATTTTTGATTTGCACAAGAGTGCAGTGAATTTGGCTTTGAATTCAAAGCAAGGCCACTTCGACCTTTTCCTCCGGTTCCTCCTCGGGTTGTCTCTGGAATCCAATCAGGAGATGTTGTGCAGTTTACTGCAGAAGAAAGTTAGCGCTGATACCTGCCAGGAAACTGTGACCTACATAAAGTTCATGCTTGGGCAATACATTAGGCCTGAGAGCGCTATTAACTTGTTCTACTGTCTGCAAGAGCTTAATGATCATTCTCTAGTACAGGAAATTCAAACCTACCTAAACACGAAGAGTCTTTCGGCAGAAGAACTCTCGCCAGCACTGTGGTCCgctttggtgtttgtgttgctgACCAATGAGAACCTGGAGGTGTTTGATCTAAGAAAATACATCAAGTCAGATGACGGATACAAGCGGTTAAAACCTGTAGCCAAGGCATCCCGGACTGTCAT ATTGTCTTCATGCAACCTTACAAAGAACATCTGTCACTCACTGGCCAGCATTCTTATGTTGAAGACTTGTGCTATAAGAGAGCTCGATTTAAGTTACAATCTCCTGCAGGACAAAGGAGTGGCGCAACTGAGCAAAGGATTGTGGAATTCAAACTGTCGGCTGAAGGTGCTGAA ACTGGCATTTTGCGGATTGACAAAAACTGGGTGTTCTCATATAGCATCTGCTCTACTTTCAAACCATGGCCACCTGAGAGAGCTGGACCTGAGCTTCAATCTTATAGGAAGTGAAGCTCTTACTGAGCCCGTGGCTTTACTGCCCAACAGCAGGATCGAAACACTGAG GCTTGCGCATTGTAACATCAAAAAGGAATGGTGTGCTTTTCTAGCCTCGGCTGCAAGTACCACATCGTTTCACCTTAAATACTTGGATCTGAGCGAGAACACCATCGGAGACTTGGGTGCAAGAGTCTTCCCTGAATTACTGAGCAAAACAAATTGTAAACTTCAGTCCCTGAA GCTCTCATCTTGCGGATTCACAGAGCGAGGATTCTTTGACATTGCTTCGGCTCTGAAATCAAACCCCACATGCCTGAGATGCCTGGATCTAAGTAAGAATTTCCCTGGCAAGACTGCGACGGAGAAGCTGTGTGCAGCTATCAGACAGCCCTCCTGCACTCTTCAGACATTATG TTTGGACCAATGTGACCTTGACTCAGAAATATGCCCCGCTCTGGTCAAAACGCTTCAGAACTCGAGTCTGAGAGAGCTGAGTCTGAGCCATAACAATCTCGGAGATGCGGGTGTAACGAGAATCTTCACTGGCCTACACAACAGACAATGCACTCTAAAGATCCTGAG GCTGGCTAATTGTTCCCTGACCAacaacatttttcatttcttggCCCCTGCGCTAAGCTTGAACACCGTCGGCCTGTCAGAGCTGGACCTGAGCAGTAACAACCTCAGCCAAGACAGAGCCAGTTTCCTGTGCTCAGTAtcgtacatacattttatactgtGA
- the LOC132862110 gene encoding NACHT, LRR and PYD domains-containing protein 3-like isoform X2, whose protein sequence is MDSKWVPTEDQECDNVPDVKEDYKDEGSLPTNPAKALGAENASAVIQHGRSCSPVPSCLSMKSNCSMELPLTLKQADNTLQQWGFEQTTSSYPPGCLSIRSHQSMDPPFKFKDGATAELIMQDSPYSPICLSMKSNSSMELPVTLKQADNTLQQRGFEQTTSSYPPGCLSIRSHQSMDPPFKFKDGAPAEQIIKDRSYGPSCLLMKSEHSMDPSASFKEEIFVHERQSDQSEKLCPSATLRSFEERFMSLMEREMKKISQILSPGYGASVENSEEDQDSNNVREASLKIALHILRDMKEKDLVEKLIKFEDVHKLQKKLQSSLKHKSQHVFEGIAKQGNPALLNKIYTELYITEGGCGTPNDEHEVRQIESLNRVPTAQETAIKCNEIFKPLPGQDKCIRTVLTNGVAGIGKTFSVQKFILDWAEGKANQDVHFLFPLPFRELNLMREEKHTLEGLLHCFFKDIKNFPLSELQNYKVIFIFDGLDECRFPLDFRNDERCSDITKPTSLEIILTNLIAGNLLPCSLIWITSRPAAANQLPAHYIDQVTEVRGFNDLQKEEYFHKRISDPSLANKIIHHVKSSRSLHIMCHIPVFCWISATVLERRLCESDNHHIPKSLTEMYTHFLIFQTVQRHEKYTRGKDLQPCLTMKNLLSFGKLAFQQLYKGDLIFYEEDLQECGIDVKEASVYSGVCTQIFKEEFALFQKKFYSFVHLSFQEYLAALFVHLCWTGITESDQVQDHNLQKLCLNSTIFDLHKSAVNLALNSKQGHFDLFLRFLLGLSLESNQEMLCSLLQKKVSADTCQETVTYIKFMLGQYIRPESAINLFYCLQELNDHSLVQEIQTYLNTKSLSAEELSPALWSALVFVLLTNENLEVFDLRKYIKSDDGYKRLKPVAKASRTVILSSCNLTKNICHSLASILMLKTCAIRELDLSYNLLQDKGVAQLSKGLWNSNCRLKVLKLAFCGLTKTGCSHIASALLSNHGHLRELDLSFNLIGSEALTEPVALLPNSRIETLRLAHCNIKKEWCAFLASAASTTSFHLKYLDLSENTIGDLGARVFPELLSKTNCKLQSLKLSSCGFTERGFFDIASALKSNPTCLRCLDLSKNFPGKTATEKLCAAIRQPSCTLQTLCLDQCDLDSEICPALVKTLQNSSLRELSLSHNNLGDAGVTRIFTGLHNRQCTLKILRLANCSLTNNIFHFLAPALSLNTVGLSELDLSSNNLSQDRASFLCSVSYIHFIL, encoded by the exons ATGGACAGCAAATGGGTCCCCACTGAAGACCAGGAATGTGACAATGTCCCTGACGTGAAAGAGGACTACAAAGATGAAGGAAGTTTACCTACAAACCCTGCGAAGGCTCTTGGTGCAGAAAA TGCTTCTGCTGTCATACAGCACGGGAGATCATGCTCACCGGTCCCCAGTTGCTTGTCCATGAAGAGCAACTGCTCCATGGAGCTCCCACTTACACTAAAGCAGGCAGATAACACACTTCAGCAATG GGGCTTTGAACAGACAACAAGCTCATATCCTCCTGGTTGCTTGTCCATAAGGAGTCACCAATCAATGGATCCACCCTTCAAATTTAAAGACGGAGCAACTGCTGaactaat AATGCAGGACAGCCCATACAGTCCCATCTGCCTGTCCATGAAGAGTAACAGTTCCATGGAGCTCCCAGTTACACTAAAGCAAGCAGATAACACACTTCAGCAaag GGGCTTTGAACAGACAACAAGCTCATATCCTCCAGGTTGCTTGTCCATAAGGAGTCACCAGTCAATGGATCCACCCTTTAAATTTAAAGACGGAGCACCTGCTGaacaaat AATAAAGGATCGCTCATATGGTCCCAGCTGCCTGTTAATGAAGAGTGAACATTCCATGGATCCATCAGCCTCCTTTAAAGAGGAGATCTTTGTTCATGAAAGACAATCTGACCAGAGTGAAAAGTTGTGTCCTTCTGCCACATTAAGG AGCTTTGAAGAGAGGTTCATGAGCTTGATGGAACGGGAGATGAAGAAAATCAGCCAGATTCTCAGCCCAGGTTACGGTGCATCTGTGGAAAATTCAGAAGAAGATCAGGACAGCAATAATGTTAGAGAAGCATCTCTGAAGATCGCCCTTCACATTTTAAGagacatgaaagaaaaagacCTGGTTGAAAAGCTGATCAAAT ttGAAGATGTACATAAGCTTCAGAAAAAACTCCAATCCAGCCTGAAGCACAAGAGCCAGCATGTGTTTGAAGGAATCGCTAAGCAAGGAAACCCGGCCCTTCTCAACAAGATTTACActgagctctacatcacagagggagGATGTGGGACCCCCAATGATGAACATGAAGTGAGACAGATTGAGTCATTGAACAGAGTTCCAACAGCACAAGAAACGGCGATCAAATGCAACGAAATCTTTAAGCCTTTACCAGGGCAAGACAAATGCATCAGGACTGTCCTGACCAACGGTGTAGCTGGCATCGGTAAAACATTCTCGGTCCAGAAATTTATcctggactgggctgaaggaaAAGCCAACCAAGATGTACATTTCTTGTTTCCGTTGCCTTTTAGGGAGCTAAATCTCATGAGAGAGGAGAAGCACACCTTGGAGGGTCTTCTTCACTGCTTTTTCAAGGATATTAAGAACTTCCCCCTCTCAGAACTCCAAAATTACAAGGTGATTTTCATCTTTGATGGCCTGGACGAATGTCGATTTCCTCTAGACTTTAGAAACGACGAAAGATGTTCGGATATAACCAAACCAACATCTCTGGAGATAATTCTGACAAACCTTATAGCAGGGAACCTGCTTCCATGCTCTCTGATTTGGATCACTTCCCGACCAGCAGCCGCTAACCAGCTACCTGCTCACTACATTGACCAGGTAACAGAGGTGAGAGGATTCAATGACCTCCAGAAAGAGGAGTACTTCCATAAGAGAATCAGTGACCCAAGTCTGGCCAACAAAATAATCCATCATGTAAAGTCCTCCAGAAGCCTTCATATCATGTGCCATATTCCtgtcttctgctggatctcTGCTACAGTGCTCGAGAGGCGGTTGTGTGAATCAGACAATCATCACATTCCCAAATCACTAACTGAAATGTACACCCATTTCTTGATCTTCCAGACAGTACAGAGACATGAGAAATATACAAGAGGTAAAGACCTGCAGCCTTGCTTGACCATGAAAAACCTTCTTTCGTTTGGAAAGCTAGCGTTCCAGCAACTTTATAAGGGTGACTTGATCTTCTATGAAGAAGACCTGCAGGAATGTGGCATTGACGTCAAAGAGGCATCTGTTTATTCTGGAGTTTGCACACAGATCTTCAAAGAGGAATTTGCACTATTCCAGAAAAAGTTCTACAGCTTTGTGCATTTGAGCTTTCAGGAATATCTTGCAGCTTTATTTGTCCACCTCTGCTGGACTGGCATCACTGAATCTGACCAGGTTCAAGATCATAACCTGCAGAAACTTTGCCTTAATTCAACCATTTTTGATTTGCACAAGAGTGCAGTGAATTTGGCTTTGAATTCAAAGCAAGGCCACTTCGACCTTTTCCTCCGGTTCCTCCTCGGGTTGTCTCTGGAATCCAATCAGGAGATGTTGTGCAGTTTACTGCAGAAGAAAGTTAGCGCTGATACCTGCCAGGAAACTGTGACCTACATAAAGTTCATGCTTGGGCAATACATTAGGCCTGAGAGCGCTATTAACTTGTTCTACTGTCTGCAAGAGCTTAATGATCATTCTCTAGTACAGGAAATTCAAACCTACCTAAACACGAAGAGTCTTTCGGCAGAAGAACTCTCGCCAGCACTGTGGTCCgctttggtgtttgtgttgctgACCAATGAGAACCTGGAGGTGTTTGATCTAAGAAAATACATCAAGTCAGATGACGGATACAAGCGGTTAAAACCTGTAGCCAAGGCATCCCGGACTGTCAT ATTGTCTTCATGCAACCTTACAAAGAACATCTGTCACTCACTGGCCAGCATTCTTATGTTGAAGACTTGTGCTATAAGAGAGCTCGATTTAAGTTACAATCTCCTGCAGGACAAAGGAGTGGCGCAACTGAGCAAAGGATTGTGGAATTCAAACTGTCGGCTGAAGGTGCTGAA ACTGGCATTTTGCGGATTGACAAAAACTGGGTGTTCTCATATAGCATCTGCTCTACTTTCAAACCATGGCCACCTGAGAGAGCTGGACCTGAGCTTCAATCTTATAGGAAGTGAAGCTCTTACTGAGCCCGTGGCTTTACTGCCCAACAGCAGGATCGAAACACTGAG GCTTGCGCATTGTAACATCAAAAAGGAATGGTGTGCTTTTCTAGCCTCGGCTGCAAGTACCACATCGTTTCACCTTAAATACTTGGATCTGAGCGAGAACACCATCGGAGACTTGGGTGCAAGAGTCTTCCCTGAATTACTGAGCAAAACAAATTGTAAACTTCAGTCCCTGAA GCTCTCATCTTGCGGATTCACAGAGCGAGGATTCTTTGACATTGCTTCGGCTCTGAAATCAAACCCCACATGCCTGAGATGCCTGGATCTAAGTAAGAATTTCCCTGGCAAGACTGCGACGGAGAAGCTGTGTGCAGCTATCAGACAGCCCTCCTGCACTCTTCAGACATTATG TTTGGACCAATGTGACCTTGACTCAGAAATATGCCCCGCTCTGGTCAAAACGCTTCAGAACTCGAGTCTGAGAGAGCTGAGTCTGAGCCATAACAATCTCGGAGATGCGGGTGTAACGAGAATCTTCACTGGCCTACACAACAGACAATGCACTCTAAAGATCCTGAG GCTGGCTAATTGTTCCCTGACCAacaacatttttcatttcttggCCCCTGCGCTAAGCTTGAACACCGTCGGCCTGTCAGAGCTGGACCTGAGCAGTAACAACCTCAGCCAAGACAGAGCCAGTTTCCTGTGCTCAGTAtcgtacatacattttatactgtGA